In Candidatus Hydrogenedentota bacterium, the genomic window ACAAGCTGATGGCGGTGCTGCTCCTGGTCGGCCTGTTCCTCGCCGTACTCGCCGTGCTCGTCCGCCATCACCTGATCCATCCGCTGCAGCGCATCGATCACGCCCTGTCCGGCCTCAGCGCCGAAAAGCCGGCGCCGGTGTTCAATACCTCGCGCCTGCTCGAGATACAGGCGGTCGAGGAGGCCATCCGCGAGCACCATGACCTGCTCGTCCAGAACGAGGAAATCCGCCGGGGCCTGGAGTCGCTGGCCAACAAGGACGGCCTGACCGGCCTGATGAACCGGCGCCATTTCATGCACTCGGCCGAGATGGAGCTGCAGCGGTCCCAGCGCTATCGCCGGCCGGTCACCGTGGCGATGGCCGATCTCGATTTCTTCAAGAAGCTCAACGACACCTACGGCCATGCCGCCGGCGACAGCGTGTTGAAGGCGTTCGCCGAACGGGTCCGCGAGGCGCTGCGCCAGTCCGACCTCGTCTGTCGCTACGGGGGCNNNNNNNNNNGATTTCCACGGCGGAAACCGCGAAACTGGCCGAACGCCTGCGCGCCGCC contains:
- a CDS encoding diguanylate cyclase, which gives rise to KLMAVLLLVGLFLAVLAVLVRHHLIHPLQRIDHALSGLSAEKPAPVFNTSRLLEIQAVEEAIREHHDLLVQNEEIRRGLESLANKDGLTGLMNRRHFMHSAEMELQRSQRYRRPVTVAMADLDFFKKLNDTYGHAAGDSVLKAFAERVREALRQSDLVCRYGG